In Cryptococcus decagattii chromosome 11, complete sequence, one DNA window encodes the following:
- a CDS encoding proliferating cell nuclear antigen (pcna), with protein sequence MLEARVKQAVVLKKLLDAIKELVSDGNLDCTEEGISLQAMDNSHIALVALKLEASEFDEYRCDRNMPLGVNLASLTKILKCAKDTDVVTLKASDDADSLNLIFESPKEDRVGEYEMKLMDIDQEHLGIPDTQYDATVSMSSAEFARICRDLAVLGESVKIECSKEGVTFSADGEVGKGSVLLRQNAGQDRSRVKNENEMDEDEEPDIKPKTKRGARRDPDEDDEDGQKSDVDVKPDIEGEDELQEEEEQEGEERLKKRKAGAKKDKGNKRARKEDGEEPGVYIILERQVSLTFSLKYLTNFAKSAPLAREVTLHMSNDVPLLVQFEFEQGTLQFFLAPKIADE encoded by the exons ATGCTGGAAGCGCGTGTAAAACAAGCTGTAGTTCTCAAGAAGCTCTTGGATG CTATCAAGGAGCTTGTCTCTGATGGTAACCTCGACTGTACTGAGGAAGGTATC TCTCTTCAAGCCATGGACAACTCCCACATCGCCCTTGTCGCCTTAAAGCTTGAAGCTTCCGAATTCGATGAATACAGATGTGACCGAAACATGCCTCTCGGTGTCAAT CTCGCCTCTTTGACCAAGATTCTCAAGTGTGCTAAAGACACTGATGTTGTTACCCTGAAAGCTTCCGACGACGCCGATTCACTTAATCTCATATTTGAATCTCCTA AGGAGGATCGCGTTGGCGAGTACGAAATGAAGCTAATGGACATCGACCAGGAACATCTTGGAATTCCTGACACTCAGTATGACGCCACCGTTTCCATGTCCTCTGCCGAATTTGCTCGGATCTGCCGTGATCTCGCTGTCCTAGGCGAGTCAGTCAAAATTGAATGCTCCAAGGAGGGTGTCACTTTTTCCGCGGACGGTGAAGTTGGAAAAGGTTCCGTTCTTCTCCGTCAAAATGCCGGTCAGGACAGAAGCAGAGTCAAGAATGAAAatgagatggatgaggatgaagaaccGGATATCAAACCCAAAACAAAGCGAGGCGCCAGACGCGACCCTGACGAGGATGACGAGGACGGCCAGAAATCAGACGTTGACGTGAAGCCGGATATCGAAGGAG AGGACGAACttcaggaggaagaagagcaggaagGTGAGGAGCGGCTTAAGAAGCGAAAGGCGGGTGCcaagaaggacaag GGCAACAAGCGAGCcaggaaggaggatggtgaagaacCTGGAGTGTATATCATTCTTGAACGACAAGTCTCTCTCACATTTTCTTTGAAATACCTCACCAATTTTGCCAAATCTGCTCCCTTGGCCAGAGAAGTCACTTTGCATATGAGTAATGATGTGCCTCTTCTGGTGCAGTTTGAGTTTGAACAAGGAACATTGCAATTCTTTTTGGCGCCCAAG ATCGCGGACGAGTAA